The following proteins are encoded in a genomic region of Pseudodesulfovibrio mercurii:
- a CDS encoding aminopeptidase, producing the protein MFTKDELKKYAETLWWGLSTARTKPYQPGDFVLLRFDPDALPLAEAMFDLLMDKGINPIPRQNLSAPMEVSFYGKGNDDQLTAVASGDREFVGGLNGLISLIAPASLTHLQNIDSKRIGQAAVARKFMRDIMEKREQSGDFGWTLCIYPTPALAEAAKLSMADFKAQVVKACYLDDGNPPARWNEIFAEAEKVKAWLNALSIEHLRIQSKDTDLIVVPGEQRRWLGVSGHNIPSFEIFLSPDWRGTEGVYYADQPSFRSGNFVEGVRLTFEKGVAVKTEAKTGGDFVAKQLTLDEGANRLGEFSLTDRRFSKINAFMANTLFDENFGGPQGNCHVAVGASYADTFSGDQSTLDEARKKELGFNDSALHWDLVNTQQKTVTATLKGGEELVIYADGEFRYE; encoded by the coding sequence ATGTTCACCAAGGACGAATTGAAAAAATATGCCGAGACCCTGTGGTGGGGACTGTCCACCGCACGGACCAAACCGTATCAGCCGGGCGACTTCGTGCTCCTGCGCTTCGACCCGGACGCCCTGCCCCTGGCCGAGGCCATGTTCGACCTGCTCATGGACAAGGGCATCAACCCGATCCCGCGCCAGAACCTGTCCGCGCCCATGGAAGTCTCCTTCTACGGCAAGGGCAACGACGACCAGCTGACCGCCGTCGCCTCGGGCGACCGGGAATTCGTCGGCGGGCTCAACGGGCTCATCTCGCTCATCGCCCCGGCCTCCCTGACCCATCTCCAAAACATCGACTCCAAGCGCATCGGCCAGGCCGCCGTGGCCCGCAAGTTCATGCGCGACATCATGGAGAAGCGCGAACAGTCCGGCGACTTCGGCTGGACCCTGTGCATCTACCCCACCCCGGCCCTGGCCGAGGCGGCCAAGCTGTCCATGGCCGACTTCAAGGCCCAGGTGGTCAAGGCGTGCTACCTGGACGACGGCAACCCGCCCGCCCGCTGGAACGAGATCTTCGCCGAGGCCGAAAAGGTCAAGGCGTGGCTCAACGCGCTGTCCATCGAGCACCTGCGCATCCAATCCAAGGACACGGACCTGATCGTGGTCCCCGGCGAGCAGCGCCGCTGGCTCGGCGTGTCCGGCCACAACATCCCGTCCTTCGAGATATTCCTCTCCCCGGACTGGCGCGGCACCGAGGGCGTGTACTACGCCGACCAGCCCTCCTTCCGCTCGGGCAACTTCGTTGAGGGCGTGCGCCTGACCTTCGAAAAGGGCGTGGCCGTCAAGACCGAGGCCAAGACCGGCGGCGACTTCGTGGCCAAGCAGCTGACCCTGGACGAGGGGGCCAACCGGCTGGGCGAGTTCTCCCTGACCGACCGGCGCTTCTCCAAGATCAACGCCTTCATGGCCAACACCCTGTTCGACGAGAACTTCGGCGGGCCCCAGGGCAACTGCCACGTGGCCGTGGGCGCGTCCTACGCCGACACCTTCTCCGGCGACCAGTCCACCCTGGACGAGGCCAGAAAGAAGGAGCTCGGCTTCAACGACTCCGCCCTGCACTGGGACCTGGTCAACACGCAGCAGAAGACCGTCACCGCCACCCTCAAGGGCGGCGAGGAGCTGGTCATCTACGCGGACGGCGAATTCCGGTACGAATAG
- a CDS encoding molybdopterin biosynthesis protein has translation MSKRNIYLKTIPPEEAVALAKANLDRDALLGTERMPTHEAAGRVTAGPIYARYSSPTFHAAAMDGVAVTAESTFPAREDAPVSLDLGEGFVFVNTGNPLPEGKNAVVMIENVVQKDETTVLIDAPAFPWQHVRRIGEDIVATELLIPQNRELTPSDIGALISAGIYEIEVREKVRTIFLPTGDEVLNFLDRPEPRAGQVIESNSQVFRAYAKGWGIDAAWAPPVPDDEDALRNAVMDGLKQGCHMVVVGAGSSAGSKDYSKKVFESIGTVLVHGISVMPGKPSLLAVTDERSGYPGRLLVGAPGYPVSAIVCHEKILAPVVHWLMGKSTPERPEADIVLARKTPSRPGMREAIRLAAGRIGENIVGAPLARGAGMITTMTKAQAVTYIPEDVEGVEQGETVRAELLVHKGDLDRVLVHVGSHDNTLDLLANELMGLSEPLRLVSSHAGSMGGLTALKAGSALFAGAHLFDPETGDFNFPFIERYLKDIPVTVVNLAIRHQGLIVPKGNPLSIRGVNDLTRDDVVFINRQRGAGTRILLDHHLKKAGISPRDVAGYENEEFTHMAVAVNVLTGAASCGLGIYAAAKALDLDFVPLAHERYDLVIPAAYADDPRILTLIEIIKKPAVQAKIKAQGGYETDMTGRIMRPGMGLGQD, from the coding sequence ATGAGCAAACGCAATATCTATCTGAAGACCATCCCGCCCGAAGAGGCCGTGGCCCTGGCCAAGGCCAACCTGGACCGCGACGCACTGCTCGGCACCGAGCGGATGCCCACCCACGAGGCGGCCGGACGGGTCACGGCCGGGCCCATCTACGCCCGGTACTCCTCGCCCACCTTCCACGCGGCGGCCATGGACGGCGTGGCCGTGACGGCCGAGTCCACCTTCCCGGCCCGCGAGGACGCGCCCGTGAGCCTGGACCTCGGCGAGGGGTTCGTCTTCGTCAACACCGGCAACCCCCTGCCCGAAGGCAAGAACGCGGTGGTCATGATCGAGAACGTGGTCCAGAAGGACGAGACCACCGTGCTCATCGACGCGCCCGCCTTCCCGTGGCAGCACGTGCGCCGCATCGGTGAGGACATCGTGGCCACGGAACTGCTCATCCCCCAGAATCGCGAGCTGACCCCGTCGGACATCGGCGCGCTCATCTCGGCGGGCATCTACGAGATCGAGGTCCGCGAAAAAGTCCGGACCATCTTCCTGCCCACGGGCGACGAGGTGCTGAATTTCCTGGACCGGCCCGAGCCGCGCGCCGGGCAGGTCATCGAGTCCAACTCCCAGGTCTTCCGAGCCTACGCCAAGGGCTGGGGCATCGACGCGGCCTGGGCCCCCCCGGTGCCGGACGACGAGGACGCCCTGCGCAACGCGGTCATGGACGGCCTGAAACAGGGCTGCCACATGGTCGTGGTCGGCGCGGGCTCCAGCGCGGGCAGCAAGGACTACTCCAAGAAGGTCTTCGAATCCATCGGCACGGTCCTGGTGCACGGCATCTCGGTCATGCCGGGCAAGCCCAGCCTGCTGGCCGTGACCGACGAGCGCAGCGGGTATCCGGGCAGGCTCCTGGTGGGCGCGCCGGGCTATCCGGTGTCGGCCATCGTCTGTCACGAAAAGATTCTCGCGCCCGTGGTCCACTGGCTCATGGGCAAGTCCACGCCCGAACGGCCCGAGGCGGACATCGTCCTGGCGCGCAAGACCCCGTCCCGACCGGGCATGCGCGAGGCCATCCGGCTGGCCGCCGGGCGCATCGGCGAAAACATCGTGGGCGCGCCCCTGGCGCGCGGCGCGGGCATGATCACGACCATGACCAAGGCCCAGGCCGTGACCTACATTCCCGAGGACGTGGAGGGCGTGGAACAGGGCGAAACGGTCAGGGCCGAGCTGCTGGTCCACAAGGGCGACCTGGACCGGGTGCTGGTCCATGTGGGCAGCCACGACAACACCCTGGATCTGTTGGCAAACGAGCTGATGGGCCTGTCCGAACCCCTGCGCCTGGTGTCGAGCCACGCCGGGTCCATGGGTGGTCTGACCGCCCTCAAGGCGGGCTCGGCCCTGTTCGCCGGAGCGCACCTGTTCGACCCCGAGACCGGGGACTTCAACTTTCCGTTCATCGAACGCTATCTCAAGGACATCCCGGTGACCGTGGTCAACCTGGCCATCCGCCACCAGGGGCTCATCGTGCCCAAGGGCAACCCGCTGTCCATCCGGGGCGTGAACGACCTGACGCGCGACGACGTGGTCTTCATCAACCGCCAGCGGGGGGCCGGGACGCGCATCCTGCTCGACCATCATCTGAAAAAGGCCGGGATCAGCCCGCGCGACGTGGCCGGGTACGAAAACGAGGAGTTCACCCACATGGCCGTGGCCGTGAACGTGCTCACGGGCGCGGCCTCCTGCGGGCTGGGCATCTACGCGGCGGCCAAGGCCCTGGACCTGGACTTCGTGCCCCTGGCCCACGAGCGCTACGACCTGGTCATCCCCGCAGCCTACGCGGACGACCCGCGCATCCTGACGCTGATCGAGATCATCAAAAAACCCGCTGTCCAGGCCAAAATCAAGGCCCAGGGCGGGTACGAGACGGACATGACCGGCCGGATCATGCGGCCGGGCATGGGATTGGGGCAGGACTAG
- a CDS encoding cold-shock protein, translating to MRHTGEVTWFNEQKGFGFITGDDGRDVFVHYTEIVRDGFQTLEPGEKVTFTLADEETGPKAVEVRIQEEARTASLI from the coding sequence ATGCGACACACGGGCGAAGTGACCTGGTTCAACGAACAGAAGGGATTCGGCTTCATCACCGGCGATGACGGCAGGGACGTCTTCGTCCACTACACCGAGATCGTCCGCGACGGGTTCCAGACTCTGGAGCCCGGCGAAAAGGTCACCTTCACCCTGGCCGACGAGGAAACCGGCCCCAAGGCCGTGGAGGTCCGCATCCAGGAGGAGGCCCGGACCGCCTCCCTGATCTAG
- a CDS encoding RNA recognition motif domain-containing protein, whose translation MSKNIYVGNLPWSATEDEVRAAFEAHGQVSSVKLIEDRETGRPRGFGFVEMADDAAALDAIEALDGKDFGGRNLKVNEAKPREPRPRW comes from the coding sequence ATGTCCAAGAATATCTATGTCGGCAATCTGCCCTGGTCCGCCACCGAAGACGAAGTCCGCGCGGCTTTCGAGGCTCACGGCCAGGTTTCCTCCGTCAAACTGATCGAAGACCGTGAGACCGGCCGCCCGCGCGGTTTCGGTTTCGTGGAGATGGCCGACGACGCCGCCGCTCTGGATGCCATCGAGGCCCTGGACGGCAAGGACTTCGGCGGCCGCAACCTGAAGGTCAACGAAGCCAAGCCCCGCGAGCCGCGTCCCCGCTGGTAG